One window of the Mycobacteriales bacterium genome contains the following:
- a CDS encoding Lrp/AsnC family transcriptional regulator translates to MPALTTVLDDANRAIIEQLQADGRRSYAAIASAVGLSEAAVRQRVQRLLDSGVMQIVAVTDPTQVGFTRQAMVGVRADGDLDEVADKLAALPEVDYVVVTAGSFDLLVEVVCNDDQHLLSLLNNAIRTVPGVRDSETFVYLKLAKQTYTWGTR, encoded by the coding sequence ATGCCAGCGCTGACGACCGTGCTCGACGACGCCAATCGGGCGATCATCGAGCAGCTGCAGGCGGACGGCCGCCGGTCCTATGCCGCGATTGCCAGTGCGGTGGGGCTCTCGGAGGCCGCCGTCCGCCAGCGGGTTCAGCGCTTGCTCGACTCCGGGGTCATGCAGATCGTGGCCGTGACCGACCCCACTCAGGTCGGGTTCACCCGGCAGGCCATGGTCGGCGTGCGCGCGGATGGCGATCTCGACGAGGTCGCCGACAAGCTCGCCGCGCTTCCCGAAGTCGACTACGTCGTCGTCACCGCGGGCTCGTTCGACCTCCTGGTCGAGGTGGTCTGCAACGACGACCAGCACCTGTTGTCGTTGCTCAACAACGCGATCCGGACCGTGCCGGGGGTTCGCGACTCGGAAACCTTCGTCTATCTCAAGCTGGCCAAACAGACCTACACCTGGGGCACTCGATGA
- a CDS encoding gamma-aminobutyraldehyde dehydrogenase encodes MARPEAHNVIGGEQSGAIDGRTTEVIDPTTGEAYASAPLSGSADVERALEAAEKGFSVWRDATPAERQVALLKLADAIESRADELVDIECLNTGKPRGLTRSEEIPPAVDQIRFFAGAARMLEGRSAGEYMTGHTSMIRREPVGVCAQVTPWNYPMMMAVWKFAPAIAAGNAIVLKPSDTTPMSTVWMADLAQEFLPPGVFNVICGDRDTGRALVSHPTPRMVSITGSVRAGREVAIGAADDLKRVHLELGGKAPCIVFDDADVEAAAAGISMGGYFNAGQDCTAATRVLAGPKVHDDFLDALTAAAKGQTTGGHDVEADFGPLNNANQLKRVSGFIERAPSHASVRTGGERVGEKGYFYAPTVVAGLQQDDEMIQDEIFGPVITVQRFSDEAQALEWANGVEYGLAASVWTKDHGRAMRMSRQLDFGCVWINTHIPFVSEMPHGGFKHSGYGKDLSMYGFEDYTRIKHVMSSLGE; translated from the coding sequence ATGGCGCGGCCGGAGGCACATAACGTGATAGGTGGTGAACAGTCCGGCGCCATCGACGGGCGAACCACCGAGGTCATCGATCCCACCACCGGCGAGGCCTACGCCTCTGCCCCGCTGAGCGGTTCCGCGGACGTCGAGCGCGCGCTCGAGGCGGCGGAGAAAGGCTTCTCGGTCTGGCGCGACGCGACGCCGGCCGAGCGTCAGGTCGCGCTGCTCAAGCTTGCCGACGCGATCGAGAGCCGGGCCGACGAACTCGTCGACATCGAATGCCTGAACACCGGAAAGCCACGCGGGCTGACCCGGTCGGAGGAGATCCCGCCCGCGGTCGACCAGATCAGGTTCTTCGCGGGCGCCGCGCGGATGCTCGAGGGCCGGTCGGCCGGCGAGTACATGACCGGCCACACCTCGATGATCAGGCGCGAGCCGGTCGGGGTGTGTGCCCAGGTCACGCCGTGGAACTACCCGATGATGATGGCGGTCTGGAAGTTTGCGCCGGCGATCGCCGCCGGCAATGCGATCGTCCTGAAGCCGTCGGACACCACGCCGATGTCGACGGTCTGGATGGCAGACCTCGCCCAGGAGTTCCTGCCGCCCGGCGTGTTCAACGTGATCTGCGGCGATCGCGACACCGGCCGGGCGCTGGTGAGCCATCCGACCCCTCGGATGGTGTCGATCACCGGAAGCGTCCGAGCCGGGCGCGAGGTAGCGATCGGCGCGGCTGACGACCTCAAGCGCGTACATCTAGAACTCGGTGGCAAGGCACCGTGCATCGTGTTCGACGACGCAGACGTCGAAGCGGCCGCGGCCGGCATCTCCATGGGTGGCTACTTCAACGCCGGCCAGGACTGCACCGCCGCGACCAGGGTGCTGGCCGGACCGAAGGTGCATGACGACTTCCTGGACGCGCTCACCGCGGCCGCGAAGGGTCAGACCACCGGAGGTCACGACGTCGAGGCAGACTTCGGCCCGCTCAACAACGCCAACCAGCTCAAGCGGGTGAGCGGGTTCATCGAGCGGGCACCGAGCCACGCCTCGGTGCGCACCGGCGGCGAGCGGGTCGGCGAGAAGGGGTACTTCTACGCACCAACGGTCGTCGCCGGGTTGCAGCAGGACGACGAGATGATCCAGGACGAGATCTTCGGGCCGGTGATCACGGTGCAGCGGTTCTCCGACGAGGCACAGGCGCTGGAGTGGGCCAACGGTGTGGAGTACGGTCTCGCGGCGTCGGTCTGGACCAAGGATCACGGGAGGGCGATGCGAATGTCGCGACAGCTCGACTTCGGCTGTGTCTGGATCAATACCCACATCCCCTTCGTGTCGGAGATGCCACACGGTGGGTTCAAGCACTCGGGCTACGGCAAGGACCTGTCCATGTACGGCTTCGAGGACTACACCCGCATCAAGCACGTCATGAGCAGTCTCGGCGAGTGA
- a CDS encoding ABC transporter ATP-binding protein: MAKEFVSQKDSVAAVDHIDLTIHEGEFFSMLGPSGCGKTTTLRMIAGFEEPTSGKVLLYGTDVTTTPPNRRDVNMVFQNYALFPHMTVAQNIAFGLERKGVGKSDVRKRVAESLELVELTGRERRRPKELSGGQQQRVALARALVNHPRALLLDEPLGALDLKLRQNMQIELKRIQREVGITFVYVTHDQSEALTMSDRLVVMRDGKIEQLGTPRELYEQPATRFVAGFIGTSNILHGIVESVGAAGAVMRTSEAESVVIPLRSTASSGQTIAATVRPEKMTMSLSRPADGCALRATVSEVVYLGTSTNFTVTTLLGELVVYQLNAGEDLIAPVRGDEVWVGWAQQNAYQLFDAEPSEEASDDDD, translated from the coding sequence GTGGCGAAGGAGTTCGTCAGCCAGAAGGACTCGGTTGCGGCGGTCGACCACATCGACCTCACCATCCACGAAGGCGAGTTCTTCTCGATGCTCGGCCCGAGCGGCTGCGGCAAGACGACCACGTTGCGGATGATCGCCGGCTTCGAGGAGCCGACCAGCGGCAAGGTCCTGCTCTACGGCACGGACGTCACCACCACGCCGCCGAACCGCCGCGACGTCAACATGGTCTTCCAGAACTACGCGCTGTTCCCGCACATGACGGTCGCGCAGAACATCGCCTTCGGCCTCGAACGCAAGGGCGTCGGCAAGTCCGACGTACGCAAGCGGGTGGCCGAGTCCCTCGAGCTGGTCGAGCTGACCGGGCGGGAGCGCCGCCGCCCCAAGGAGCTCTCCGGCGGTCAGCAGCAGCGGGTCGCGCTCGCGCGCGCGCTGGTCAACCACCCACGCGCTCTCTTGCTCGACGAACCGCTCGGCGCGCTGGACCTCAAGCTGCGGCAGAACATGCAGATCGAGCTGAAGCGGATCCAGCGCGAGGTCGGGATCACTTTCGTCTACGTCACGCACGACCAGAGCGAGGCGCTGACGATGTCGGACCGGCTCGTGGTCATGCGCGACGGCAAGATCGAGCAGCTCGGCACGCCGCGAGAGCTCTACGAGCAGCCGGCGACCCGCTTCGTCGCGGGCTTCATCGGAACCTCGAACATCCTGCACGGCATCGTCGAGTCGGTCGGCGCAGCCGGCGCCGTCATGCGCACCTCCGAGGCCGAGTCGGTCGTCATCCCGCTGCGTTCGACCGCCAGTTCCGGCCAGACGATCGCGGCGACCGTGCGACCGGAGAAGATGACGATGTCGCTGTCGAGGCCGGCCGACGGCTGCGCCTTGCGGGCGACGGTGAGCGAGGTCGTCTACCTCGGCACCTCGACGAACTTCACCGTCACGACCCTGCTGGGGGAGCTGGTCGTCTACCAGCTCAACGCAGGGGAAGACCTGATTGCGCCCGTTCGCGGCGACGAGGTCTGGGTCGGATGGGCACAGCAGAACGCGTACCAGCTCTTCGACGCCGAACCCTCCGAGGAGGCCTCCGATGACGACGACTGA
- a CDS encoding spermidine/putrescine ABC transporter substrate-binding protein, with amino-acid sequence MTTTEPGPNVLRLGRRDLLRYAGLGAGMATLAACGVSGEGKKQATGTNLQKQIKDYWTGKKKTGEVNWAQWPLYIDVGKSKGDHPSIDQFTAATGIKVNYSEVIQDDDTFFAKVQPSLSAGQYSGYDVAVITNGIDFTRFLELGLFIPLDHALMPNFEKYADPTYKKSAYDPGNVYSVPWQSGITGIAYNTKKVPKPITSYWDLWDPALKGKVGMFADNEDLPNPCLVAMFGDPQKTGPTQWKQAATKLTQQRKAGIVRQYYQQNYINALSTGDVWACQAWSGDIFQALESGAKDLKFIIPKEGAVLWTDNMTLLKENRNPVSSMMLIDWYYRPKIAAEVAEYVNYITPVPAAKQFIQADADKASGSNKTTLEQIANSELVFPTAADYSKLYRYRTLNNSELNTWNNIFEPIYQS; translated from the coding sequence ATGACGACGACTGAACCCGGCCCGAACGTCCTGCGCCTCGGACGCCGCGACCTGCTCAGATATGCCGGGCTCGGCGCCGGGATGGCGACCCTCGCGGCCTGCGGGGTCAGCGGCGAGGGGAAGAAGCAGGCCACCGGCACCAACCTGCAGAAGCAGATCAAGGACTACTGGACCGGCAAGAAGAAGACCGGCGAGGTCAACTGGGCCCAGTGGCCGCTCTACATCGATGTCGGCAAGAGCAAGGGCGATCACCCGTCGATCGACCAGTTCACCGCCGCAACCGGAATCAAGGTCAACTACAGCGAGGTCATCCAGGACGACGACACGTTCTTCGCCAAGGTCCAGCCTTCGCTGTCGGCGGGCCAGTACTCCGGCTACGACGTGGCGGTCATCACCAACGGCATCGACTTCACCCGCTTCCTCGAGCTCGGGCTGTTCATCCCGCTCGACCACGCGTTGATGCCCAACTTCGAGAAGTACGCCGACCCGACGTACAAGAAGTCCGCGTACGACCCGGGCAACGTCTACAGCGTGCCGTGGCAGTCCGGGATCACGGGGATCGCGTACAACACCAAGAAGGTGCCGAAGCCGATCACCAGCTACTGGGATCTGTGGGACCCGGCGCTGAAGGGCAAGGTCGGCATGTTCGCCGACAACGAGGACCTGCCGAACCCCTGCCTGGTCGCGATGTTCGGCGACCCGCAGAAGACCGGCCCGACCCAGTGGAAGCAGGCCGCGACCAAGCTGACCCAGCAGCGCAAGGCCGGCATCGTCCGGCAGTACTACCAGCAGAACTACATCAACGCCCTCAGCACCGGTGACGTGTGGGCCTGCCAGGCCTGGTCCGGTGACATCTTCCAGGCGCTCGAGTCGGGCGCCAAGGACCTGAAGTTCATCATCCCCAAAGAGGGTGCGGTGCTCTGGACCGACAACATGACGCTGCTCAAGGAGAACCGCAATCCAGTCTCGTCGATGATGTTGATCGACTGGTACTACCGGCCGAAGATCGCCGCAGAGGTCGCTGAGTACGTGAACTACATCACGCCCGTGCCGGCCGCGAAGCAGTTCATCCAGGCAGACGCTGACAAGGCGAGCGGTTCGAACAAGACGACCCTCGAGCAGATCGCGAACAGCGAGCTGGTGTTCCCGACCGCGGCCGACTACAGCAAGCTCTATCGCTACCGGACCCTCAACAACTCCGAACTCAACACCTGGAACAACATCTTCGAGCCGATCTACCAGTCATGA
- a CDS encoding ABC transporter permease produces the protein MIARLRAASGPYFSVLPGGLWLAIFFVLPMFVMISLSLETGNLINGFTFTWHFAAYSHMLSLYHDQLLRSLWYGVVATALCVLLAYPMAYWIAFFGGRAKSTYLFLVLLPFFVTFVLRTVAWQFLLGDQGLILGWLKDAGIVSQNFHVLATSIAVIAGLVYNYLPFMLLPIYVALERIDPSLLEAASDLYATRRQTFLRVVFPLTVPGIFAGVLLTFVPVASDYVNASILGGTGQTMIGNIIQTLYLTNADYPDASALSIVLMAILLIGIFIYARALGTGDLLEAAAA, from the coding sequence ATGATCGCTCGGCTGCGTGCGGCCAGCGGGCCTTACTTCTCCGTCCTTCCGGGCGGGCTGTGGCTCGCGATCTTCTTCGTGCTGCCGATGTTCGTGATGATCTCGTTGTCGCTCGAGACCGGGAACCTGATCAACGGCTTCACGTTCACCTGGCACTTCGCGGCCTACTCGCACATGCTCTCGCTCTACCACGACCAGCTGCTCCGCTCGCTGTGGTACGGCGTGGTCGCCACGGCGTTGTGCGTGCTGCTCGCCTACCCGATGGCGTACTGGATCGCGTTCTTCGGCGGCCGGGCGAAGTCGACGTACCTCTTCCTCGTCCTCCTGCCGTTCTTCGTCACCTTCGTGCTGCGGACGGTTGCCTGGCAGTTCCTGCTGGGTGACCAGGGGCTGATCCTCGGCTGGCTGAAGGACGCGGGGATCGTCTCGCAGAACTTTCACGTCCTCGCGACCTCGATCGCCGTCATCGCCGGGCTGGTCTACAACTACCTGCCGTTCATGCTGCTGCCGATCTACGTCGCGCTCGAGCGGATCGACCCGAGCCTGCTCGAGGCGGCGAGCGACCTTTACGCCACCCGCCGGCAGACCTTTCTGCGCGTGGTTTTCCCGCTCACGGTCCCCGGCATTTTCGCCGGCGTGCTGCTGACGTTCGTCCCCGTCGCATCGGACTATGTCAACGCGTCGATCCTCGGCGGCACCGGCCAGACCATGATCGGCAACATCATCCAGACCCTCTATCTCACCAACGCCGACTACCCGGATGCCTCGGCGCTGTCGATCGTGCTCATGGCGATCCTGCTGATCGGCATCTTCATCTACGCCCGCGCGCTCGGCACCGGAGACCTGCTCGAGGCGGCGGCCGCATGA
- a CDS encoding ABC transporter permease: MAAGARAAGGRVSARLMQAYTWLIIFWLMLPIFVIIAFGFNNTKGKFNYTWQGLTLHWYRTLFAIPDLTNALVNSITIALLVTAISALLGTPMGFALGRWRFRGTTVTELTLFSNIAAPEITLATALLSLFITANIPRGYWTIVIAQVMFDIAYVAVTVRARMAGYDVHLEEAARDLGAGPFTTFRLVTLPLLLPGIIAGCLLAFALSIDDFVITQFNAGQTLTFPLWVFGATRLGVPPQVNVMGTLIFLGGVLIAITSVILARRRT, from the coding sequence GTGGCCGCCGGTGCGCGGGCGGCGGGTGGCCGGGTCAGCGCCCGGCTCATGCAGGCCTACACCTGGCTGATCATCTTCTGGCTGATGCTGCCGATCTTCGTGATCATCGCGTTCGGCTTCAACAACACGAAGGGCAAGTTCAACTACACCTGGCAGGGCCTGACGCTGCACTGGTACCGCACGCTGTTCGCGATACCGGACCTCACCAACGCGCTGGTCAACTCGATCACGATCGCCTTGCTCGTGACGGCGATCTCGGCGCTGCTCGGCACGCCGATGGGTTTCGCGCTGGGCCGGTGGCGGTTCCGGGGTACGACGGTCACCGAGCTGACCCTGTTCTCGAACATCGCGGCGCCCGAGATCACGCTGGCCACCGCGCTGCTGTCGTTGTTCATCACCGCGAACATCCCGCGCGGCTACTGGACGATCGTGATCGCGCAGGTGATGTTCGACATCGCCTATGTTGCGGTCACCGTACGCGCTCGGATGGCAGGCTACGACGTGCACCTCGAGGAGGCCGCCCGGGACCTGGGCGCCGGCCCGTTCACGACGTTCCGGCTGGTCACCCTGCCGCTGCTGCTGCCCGGCATCATCGCCGGTTGCCTGCTCGCGTTCGCGTTGTCCATCGACGACTTCGTGATCACCCAGTTCAACGCCGGCCAGACGCTGACCTTCCCGCTCTGGGTGTTCGGTGCGACCCGCCTGGGGGTTCCGCCACAGGTCAACGTCATGGGCACGCTGATCTTCCTCGGCGGTGTGCTGATCGCGATCACGAGCGTGATCCTTGCCCGCCGGCGCACTTAA
- a CDS encoding FAD-dependent oxidoreductase, with protein MVSYWLDRDLSDPRPPLTGDGHADIVIIGAGFTGLWTAIELLERAQPLSVVICDADVVGYGASGRNGGFLDPSLTHGLLNGIKHFPDEIAHLDVLGVENYSRMTKAFADYGIDADYEPVGNIEVATRRHEVDGLAEWADAERQYGHRAEILDRDQTRELLNSPIVLGAVKRPDAGGVLDPAKLCHGLARAAEGLGAVIHEHTGVVSVGRSGSRLAVRTDRGTLQCEQVVLATNAYSGRVLRRTRRHFVPVYDYVLVSDPLTEDQRRSVGWSGREGISDSGNQFHYFRLTKDDRILWGGYDAVYYPGGRVGPRYDDRPETFTVLEANFRRMFPQLARLGFPYRWGGPIATTSRFTPVFGTAMGGRVGYALGYTGLGVATTCFAARILADMLLDPGSDLLMLDYVRKAPFPFPPEPLRTGVVAVTRQALARADEREGQRGPWLRMLDHMGIGFDS; from the coding sequence ATGGTCAGCTACTGGCTCGACCGCGACCTGTCGGATCCGCGGCCGCCACTGACGGGGGACGGCCACGCCGACATCGTGATCATCGGCGCCGGCTTCACCGGGTTGTGGACCGCGATCGAGCTGCTCGAACGAGCCCAGCCGCTCTCCGTCGTGATCTGCGATGCGGATGTGGTCGGGTACGGCGCCTCCGGCCGCAACGGTGGCTTCCTCGACCCGTCCTTGACGCACGGCTTGCTGAACGGCATCAAGCACTTCCCGGACGAGATCGCACACCTCGACGTCCTCGGCGTCGAGAACTACTCGCGCATGACCAAGGCGTTTGCCGACTATGGCATCGACGCGGACTACGAGCCGGTCGGGAACATCGAGGTCGCGACCCGAAGGCATGAAGTGGACGGGCTGGCCGAGTGGGCCGACGCGGAGCGGCAGTACGGGCATCGCGCGGAGATCCTGGACCGCGACCAGACCCGTGAGCTGCTCAACTCGCCGATCGTGCTCGGTGCGGTGAAGCGGCCCGATGCAGGGGGAGTCCTCGACCCCGCGAAGCTCTGCCACGGTCTGGCCCGAGCAGCCGAGGGACTCGGCGCCGTCATTCACGAGCACACCGGTGTGGTGTCGGTCGGCCGGTCCGGCTCCCGGCTGGCGGTGCGGACCGACCGCGGAACACTGCAGTGCGAGCAGGTCGTGCTTGCGACCAACGCCTACAGCGGACGGGTGTTGCGGCGTACCCGCCGGCACTTCGTTCCTGTCTACGACTACGTCCTCGTATCCGACCCACTCACCGAGGACCAGCGTCGCTCGGTCGGCTGGTCCGGCCGTGAGGGCATCTCCGACTCCGGCAACCAGTTCCACTACTTCCGGCTGACGAAGGACGATCGCATCCTGTGGGGCGGCTACGACGCGGTCTACTACCCGGGCGGTCGGGTCGGCCCGCGCTACGACGACCGGCCGGAGACCTTCACGGTCCTCGAGGCGAACTTCCGCCGGATGTTCCCGCAGCTTGCGCGGCTCGGCTTCCCCTATCGTTGGGGCGGCCCGATTGCGACCACCAGTCGCTTCACCCCGGTCTTCGGTACGGCGATGGGCGGGCGGGTCGGCTATGCGCTCGGCTACACGGGGCTCGGAGTCGCGACCACGTGCTTCGCGGCGCGGATCCTCGCCGACATGCTGCTCGACCCGGGATCGGACCTGTTGATGCTCGACTACGTCCGCAAGGCGCCGTTCCCGTTCCCGCCCGAGCCGTTGCGCACCGGAGTGGTCGCTGTGACCCGGCAGGCGCTCGCCCGCGCGGACGAGCGGGAGGGGCAGCGCGGCCCGTGGCTGCGGATGCTCGACCACATGGGAATCGGCTTCGACTCGTGA
- a CDS encoding nucleotide disphospho-sugar-binding domain-containing protein → MATFLFFPEAAFGPTNNCAGIGQALLRRGHRVVFVVEESFAGTLEARGFEERLVQLAPPPDQPQAPGQFWKDFVRETSPIFRRPTIEALAGFIKPTFEALCDGARYVDARLADVLAEVDPDVTVEDNVVSFPAILARGRPWVRIMSCNPLEIPDPDLPPVFSGYPTDDRTQWGEYRIEAERVLGPLHEEFDHACRDRGAPPLPRGEFIHTSSYLNLSLYPEELDYARSQPLPGPWQRLPANVRESETGYDVPADLGDPGLPLVYLSLGSLGSADLPLMRQLVDALGQLDCRVIVSKGPLHDQLELPPGMTGAEYLPQIAVLPQVDAVITHGGNNTVTECLYFGKPMIVLPLFWDQHDNAQRVHETGLGVRLSTYEAGARELGAALDAVLKDPARAGRLWDISERLSATPGTERAADLLEGVAS, encoded by the coding sequence ATGGCGACCTTCCTGTTCTTCCCCGAGGCGGCATTCGGGCCGACCAACAACTGCGCGGGCATCGGGCAGGCCCTGCTGCGCCGCGGCCATCGCGTCGTGTTCGTGGTCGAGGAGTCCTTCGCCGGGACGCTCGAGGCACGCGGGTTCGAGGAGCGTCTGGTGCAGCTCGCGCCGCCGCCGGACCAGCCGCAGGCGCCCGGGCAGTTCTGGAAGGACTTCGTCCGCGAGACCTCGCCGATCTTCCGGCGGCCGACCATCGAGGCGCTGGCCGGCTTCATCAAGCCGACGTTCGAGGCGCTGTGCGACGGAGCGCGCTACGTCGACGCGCGGTTGGCGGACGTGCTCGCCGAGGTGGATCCCGATGTCACCGTTGAGGACAACGTCGTGTCGTTCCCGGCGATCCTCGCCCGTGGGCGGCCCTGGGTGCGGATCATGTCGTGCAACCCGTTGGAGATCCCCGACCCCGACCTGCCGCCGGTGTTCTCCGGCTACCCCACCGACGACCGGACACAGTGGGGCGAGTACCGGATCGAGGCGGAACGCGTGCTCGGTCCGCTGCACGAGGAGTTCGACCACGCCTGCCGCGACCGCGGCGCGCCGCCGCTGCCCCGCGGGGAGTTCATCCATACCTCGAGCTACCTCAACCTTTCGCTGTACCCGGAGGAGCTCGACTATGCGCGTTCCCAACCGTTGCCGGGACCGTGGCAGCGGCTGCCGGCCAACGTCCGGGAGAGCGAGACCGGCTACGACGTGCCGGCCGACCTCGGCGACCCGGGACTGCCGCTGGTCTACCTGAGCCTCGGTTCGCTGGGCAGTGCCGACCTCCCGCTGATGCGGCAGCTGGTCGACGCGCTCGGTCAGCTCGACTGCCGGGTGATCGTGTCCAAGGGGCCGCTGCACGACCAGCTGGAGCTGCCGCCGGGCATGACCGGCGCGGAGTACCTGCCGCAGATCGCGGTGCTGCCGCAGGTCGATGCGGTGATCACTCACGGCGGCAACAACACGGTGACCGAGTGCCTGTACTTCGGCAAGCCGATGATCGTGCTGCCACTGTTCTGGGACCAGCACGACAACGCCCAGCGGGTGCACGAGACCGGCCTCGGGGTTCGCCTGTCGACCTACGAGGCCGGCGCCCGAGAGCTCGGCGCCGCGCTGGATGCGGTGCTGAAGGATCCCGCCCGTGCCGGCCGGTTGTGGGACATTTCCGAGCGACTCTCGGCCACGCCGGGGACCGAGCGGGCGGCCGATCTGTTGGAGGGGGTGGCGTCATGA
- the speB gene encoding agmatinase has translation MTRVPMFGPDLTFLGVDRCDLDDAASYAGADIVILGAPFDSGTSYRSGARFGPMAIRSTDYLPHDGSRPHIGLRVDALQDLRVVDAGDIEMPPTDTELSLRRLEDAVAAVATAGAIPVILGGDHTIAWPDIAGVARHFGAGRVSVVHFDAHADTGEEQWGSLYGHGTPMRRLIESGAARGDRFLQVGLRGYWPEPPTLAWMAEQGMRWFEMTEVVDRGLDECLDEAESIAVDDCDGVFLSIDVDVVDPGMAPGTGTPEPGGLTGRQLLDAVRRLAINLPVVGLDVVEVAPAYDTADVTAMLANRVVLEVLSGIAVRRRKA, from the coding sequence ATGACGAGGGTGCCGATGTTCGGTCCGGACCTGACGTTTCTAGGGGTCGACCGATGCGACCTCGACGATGCGGCGTCCTACGCCGGCGCCGACATCGTCATCTTGGGCGCGCCCTTCGACAGCGGTACGTCGTACCGCTCGGGCGCACGCTTCGGCCCGATGGCGATCCGGTCGACCGACTACCTGCCGCACGACGGCTCCCGGCCGCACATCGGCCTGCGCGTCGACGCCTTGCAGGACCTGCGGGTCGTCGACGCCGGCGACATCGAGATGCCACCGACCGACACCGAGCTGTCCCTCCGCCGGCTCGAGGACGCCGTGGCCGCGGTGGCGACCGCGGGCGCCATCCCGGTGATCCTCGGCGGCGACCACACGATCGCCTGGCCGGACATCGCGGGAGTCGCGCGTCATTTCGGCGCCGGCCGGGTCTCGGTCGTGCACTTCGACGCGCATGCCGACACCGGCGAGGAGCAGTGGGGTTCGCTCTACGGCCACGGAACGCCGATGCGACGGCTGATCGAGAGCGGCGCGGCGCGCGGTGACCGCTTCCTGCAGGTCGGGCTGCGCGGCTACTGGCCGGAGCCACCCACCCTCGCGTGGATGGCCGAGCAGGGGATGCGCTGGTTCGAGATGACCGAGGTGGTTGATCGCGGGCTCGACGAATGCCTGGACGAGGCCGAGTCGATCGCGGTCGACGACTGCGACGGCGTCTTCCTCTCGATCGACGTCGACGTCGTCGACCCCGGCATGGCGCCGGGCACCGGTACGCCGGAGCCGGGTGGTCTGACCGGTCGTCAGCTGCTCGACGCGGTGCGCCGGCTGGCGATCAACCTGCCGGTCGTCGGGCTCGACGTCGTCGAGGTCGCGCCGGCTTACGACACGGCCGACGTGACCGCGATGCTCGCGAACCGGGTCGTGCTCGAGGTGCTCTCCGGCATCGCCGTACGCCGGCGGAAGGCCTAG